One region of Anaeromyxobacter paludicola genomic DNA includes:
- a CDS encoding rhodanese-like domain-containing protein, whose translation MPVTRLGPCEACHLLARGEVDLVDVRELREWLGGRIPGARLVPLGRLVADPRAHCHRDGILFVCAHGVRSLEAAAVAEGAGFSQVYSLDGGLAAWTAEGFPVERG comes from the coding sequence ATGCCGGTGACGCGGCTCGGACCCTGCGAGGCCTGCCACCTCCTCGCGCGCGGCGAGGTCGACCTCGTGGACGTGCGCGAGCTGCGCGAGTGGCTCGGCGGCCGGATCCCCGGCGCGCGCCTGGTGCCGCTCGGCCGGCTCGTCGCCGATCCGCGCGCCCACTGCCACCGCGACGGCATCCTCTTCGTGTGCGCCCACGGGGTCCGCAGCCTCGAGGCGGCGGCGGTGGCCGAGGGCGCCGGCTTCTCGCAGGTCTACAGCCTCGACGGCGGGCTCGCGGCCTGGACGGCGGAGGGGTTCCCGGTCGAGCGCGGGTGA
- a CDS encoding DUF423 domain-containing protein yields the protein MDRLFFALGALSALVSVAAGAFGAHALKARLAPDLLAVFETGARYQMYHALGLFAAAWAATRWPGGAAVAGGWLFVAGTLVFTGSLYALALTGVRGLGAITPLGGVCFLAGWAALAWAALRG from the coding sequence ATGGACCGGCTCTTCTTCGCGCTCGGCGCCCTCTCCGCGCTCGTCTCGGTGGCGGCCGGGGCCTTCGGCGCCCACGCGCTCAAGGCGCGCCTCGCTCCCGACCTGCTCGCCGTCTTCGAGACCGGCGCCCGGTACCAGATGTACCACGCGCTCGGCCTCTTCGCGGCGGCCTGGGCCGCGACGCGCTGGCCCGGGGGCGCCGCCGTCGCGGGCGGGTGGCTCTTCGTCGCCGGCACGCTCGTCTTCACCGGGAGCCTCTACGCGCTCGCGCTCACCGGCGTCCGCGGCCTCGGGGCGATCACCCCGCTCGGCGGCGTCTGCTTCCTCGCCGGGTGGGCGGCCCTGGCGTGGGCCGCGCTCCGCGGCTGA
- a CDS encoding 4a-hydroxytetrahydrobiopterin dehydratase, which yields MDWRTKKCVPCEGGVPAIPAERAAALLGTLDGWSLRDGKLWKQLRFRDFREAIRFVDAAAEVAEAEGHHPDLSLHDYRLLDVTLSTHAIGGLSENDFILAAKLDALPR from the coding sequence ATGGACTGGCGAACGAAGAAGTGCGTCCCGTGCGAGGGCGGCGTGCCGGCCATCCCGGCGGAGCGGGCCGCGGCGCTGCTCGGCACGCTCGACGGCTGGTCGCTGCGCGACGGGAAGCTCTGGAAGCAGCTCCGCTTCCGCGACTTCCGCGAGGCGATCCGGTTCGTGGACGCCGCGGCGGAGGTGGCCGAGGCGGAGGGGCACCACCCCGACCTCTCCCTGCACGACTACCGGCTCCTCGACGTGACGCTCTCGACCCACGCCATCGGCGGGCTCTCCGAGAACGACTTCATCCTCGCGGCGAAGCTCGACGCCCTGCCCCGCTGA
- a CDS encoding POT family MFS transporter: MAEPSAIDRPQRFPPQIKFLAWNEACERFSYYGVTSVLTIHMVRNLLLRESSAEAAYHLFGTAVYLTPLLGAWVADRFWGRYRTVFWLSFAYVLGHATIAAFESPAGLFAGLALIAVGAGGIKPCAAAFVGDQFTRENRGLLKKVYDLYYWMINLGSTVGTLAIPLLLDRVGPRVAFGLPGLAMAVALLVFWLGRRRYRYLAPSGPRPHGFLAVVRDALAARGAPAAPGAGLLSRAATRHPPEAIAGARAVLGVCGIFAPIVGFWALFFQYGSSWVLQAERMDREVLGLHLASSQVSFLNSIFVMALIPLFAGGLYPWLERRGVQVTALRKMGAGMFVTVLSFVAAWLVEHALEAGIPVSVAWQVPQYLFVSMGEVLVSVTALEFAYTQAPPTMKSTIMGLWYFAIGLGNFVTALVSAANRFHGTAYFAFFAWLMLGCALWYVAVARRYRGADWPVAGEEAA, from the coding sequence ATGGCCGAGCCGAGCGCGATCGACCGCCCGCAGCGCTTCCCGCCGCAGATCAAGTTCCTCGCCTGGAACGAGGCCTGCGAGCGGTTCTCCTATTACGGCGTGACCTCGGTCCTCACCATCCACATGGTGCGGAACCTCCTCCTGCGCGAGAGCAGCGCCGAGGCCGCCTACCACCTCTTCGGCACCGCGGTGTACCTCACGCCGCTGCTCGGCGCCTGGGTGGCCGACCGGTTCTGGGGGCGCTACCGGACCGTCTTCTGGCTCTCGTTCGCGTACGTCCTCGGGCACGCCACCATCGCCGCCTTCGAGAGCCCGGCCGGGCTGTTCGCCGGCCTGGCGCTCATCGCGGTCGGCGCGGGCGGCATCAAGCCCTGCGCCGCGGCCTTCGTGGGCGACCAGTTCACGCGCGAGAACCGCGGGCTCCTGAAGAAGGTCTACGACCTCTACTACTGGATGATCAACCTGGGCTCGACGGTGGGCACGCTCGCCATCCCGCTCCTGCTCGACCGGGTCGGGCCGCGCGTCGCCTTCGGGCTGCCGGGGCTCGCCATGGCGGTGGCGCTGCTGGTCTTCTGGCTGGGGCGCCGGCGCTACCGGTACCTCGCGCCCAGCGGGCCGCGGCCGCACGGGTTCCTGGCGGTGGTCCGGGACGCCCTCGCGGCGCGCGGGGCGCCCGCGGCCCCGGGCGCGGGCCTCCTCTCCCGCGCCGCCACGCGCCACCCTCCGGAGGCGATCGCCGGCGCCCGCGCGGTGCTCGGCGTCTGCGGGATCTTCGCCCCCATCGTCGGCTTCTGGGCGCTCTTCTTCCAGTACGGCTCGTCGTGGGTGCTGCAGGCGGAGCGGATGGACCGCGAGGTGCTCGGGCTGCACCTCGCCTCCTCGCAGGTCTCCTTCCTCAACTCGATCTTCGTCATGGCGCTCATCCCGCTCTTCGCCGGCGGGCTCTACCCCTGGCTGGAGCGGCGCGGGGTGCAGGTGACGGCGCTCCGCAAGATGGGGGCCGGCATGTTCGTCACCGTGCTCTCGTTCGTGGCGGCCTGGCTGGTGGAGCACGCGCTCGAGGCGGGGATCCCGGTGAGCGTGGCCTGGCAGGTCCCGCAGTACCTCTTCGTCTCCATGGGAGAGGTGCTGGTCTCGGTGACCGCGCTCGAGTTCGCCTACACGCAGGCCCCGCCCACCATGAAGAGCACGATCATGGGGCTCTGGTACTTCGCCATCGGGCTCGGCAACTTCGTCACCGCGCTGGTGTCGGCCGCGAACCGGTTCCACGGCACCGCCTACTTCGCCTTCTTCGCCTGGCTGATGCTGGGGTGCGCGCTCTGGTACGTCGCGGTGGCCCGGCGCTACCGCGGGGCCGACTGGCCGGTGGCCGGCGAGGAGGCGGCGTGA